A section of the Papio anubis isolate 15944 chromosome 4, Panubis1.0, whole genome shotgun sequence genome encodes:
- the GPNMB gene encoding transmembrane glycoprotein NMB isoform X2: protein MECLYYFLGFLLLAARLPLDAAKRFHDVLGNERPSAYMREHNQLNGWSSDENDWNEKLYPVWKRGDMRWKNSWKGGRVQAVLTSDSPALVGSNITFVVNLVFPRCQKEDANGNIVYEKNCRNEAGLSADPYVYNWTAWSEDSDGENGTGQSHHNVFPDGKPFPHHPGWRRWNFVYVFHTLGQYFQKLGRCSVRVSVNTANVTLGPQLMEVTVYRRHGRAYVPIAQVKDVYVVTDQIPVFVTMSQKNDRNSSDETFLKDLPITFDVLIHDPSHFLNYSTINYKWSFGDNTGLFVSINHTVNHTYVLNGTFSLNLTVKAAAPGPCPPPPPPPPRPPKPTPSLGPAGDNPLELSEIPDENCQINRYGHFQATVTIVEGILEVNIIQTTDVLMLLPGPDSSLIDFVVTCQGSIPTEVCTIISDPTCEITQNAVCSPVDVDEMCLLTVRRAFNGSGTYCVNLTLGDDTSLALTSTLISVPDRDPASSLRMTNTALISVGCLAIFVTVISLLVYKLFSENTRNTNQ, encoded by the exons ATGGAATGTCTCTACTATTTCCTGGGATTTCTGCTGCTGGCTGCAAGATTGCCACTTGATGCTGCCAAAC GATTTCATGATGTGCTGGGCAATGAAAGACCTTCTGCTTACATGAGGGAGCACAATCAATTAAATGGCTGGTCTTCTGATGAAAATGACTGGAATGAAAAACTCTACCCAGTGTGGAAGAGGGGAGACATGAGGTGGAAAAACTCCTGGAAGG GAGGCCGTGTGCAGGCAGTCCTGACAAGTGACTCACCAGCCCTCGTGGGCTCAAATATAACATTTGTGGTGAATCTGGTATTCCCTAGATGCCAAAAGGAAGATGCCAATGGCAACATAGTCTATGAGAAGAACTGCAGAAATG AGGCTGGTTTATCTGCTGATCCATATGTTTACAACTGGACAGCGTGGTCAGAGGacagtgatggggaaaatggcaCCGGCCAAAGCCATCATAACGTCTTCCCCGATGGGAAACCTTTTCCTCACCACCCCGGTTGGAGAAGATGGAATTTCGTCTACGTCTTCCACACACTTG GTCAGTATTTCCAGAAATTGGGACGATGTTCAGTGAGAGTTTCTGTGAACACAGCCAATGTGACACTTGGGCCTCAACTCATGGAAGTGACTGTCTATAGAAGACATGGACGGGCATATGTTCCCATCGCACAAGTGAAAGATGTGTACGTGGTAACAG ATCAGATTCCTGTATTTGTGACTATGTCCCAGAAGAATGATCGAAATTCATCCGATGAAACCTTCCTCAAAGATCTCCCCATTACGTTTGATGTCCTGATTCATGATCCTAGCCACTTCCTCAATTATTCTACCATTAACTACAAGTGGAGCTTCGGGGATAATACTGGCCTGTTTGTTTCCATCAATCATACTGTGAATCACACGTATGTGCTCAATGGAACCTTCAGCCTTAACCTCACTGTGAAAGCTGCAGCACCAGGACCTTgtccgccaccaccaccaccaccacccagacCTCCAAAACCCACCCCTTCTTTAG GACCTGCTGGTGACAACCCCCTGGAGCTGAGTGAGATTCCTGATGAAAACTGCCAGATTAACAGATATGGTCACTTTCAGGCCACCGTCACAATTGTAG AGGGAATCTTAGAGGTTAACATCATCCAGACGACAGACGTCCTGATGCTGCTGCCAGGGCCTGACAGCTCCCTAATAGACTTTGTTGTGACCTGCCAAGGGAG CATTCCCACGGAGGTCTGTACCATCATTTCCGACCCCACCTGCGAGATCACCCAGAACGCAGTCTGCAGCCCTGTGGATGTGGATGAGATGTGTCTACTGACTGTGAGACGAGCCTTCAATGGGTCTGGGACATACTGTGTGAACCTCACCTTGGGGGATGATACAAGCCTGGCTCTCACGAGCACCCTGATTTCTGTTCCTGACAGAG